A genome region from Magnolia sinica isolate HGM2019 chromosome 8, MsV1, whole genome shotgun sequence includes the following:
- the LOC131253853 gene encoding DNA (cytosine-5)-methyltransferase 1B-like, translating to MGYQVRFGVLEAGAFSVSQSRKRAFIWAASPEETLLEWPEPMHVFAGPELKITLPRDVQSAAVRSTAGGAPFHAITVRDTIGDLPPVGNGASKTEMDVKLYTGQMVDLIPWCLQQSRAR from the exons ATGGGTTATCAG GTGAGATTTGGTGTTCTAGAGGCTGGGGCCTTTAGTGTTTCTCAATCTAGGAAACGAGCATTCATATGGGCAGCTTCTCCAGAAGAGACACTCCTAGAGTGGCCAGAGCCAATGCATGTCTTTGCAGGCCCAGAACTGAAAATCACATTACCAAGGGATGTACAATCTGCTGCCGTCAGGAGTACAGCTGGAGGGGCACCCTTCCATGCAATAACTGTGAGAGATACAATTGGAGATCTCCCACCTGTTGGAAATGGAGCATCTAAAACAGAGATGGAT GTTAAACTCTATACTGGTCAAATGGTGGATTTGATACCTTGGTGCTTGCAACAGAGCAGAGCTCGATAA